One Salvia splendens isolate huo1 chromosome 22, SspV2, whole genome shotgun sequence DNA segment encodes these proteins:
- the LOC121787654 gene encoding protein MAIN-LIKE 1-like, producing the protein MASSSTSRRRLLCGPEDPSVLYLQRQHVSNNIWAGVPSEDVRCRRYEGIIWDVPINPRVLAVIDEMGFGGMLRCGQPKDIDHHLITALIERWRPETHTFHFPVGEATVSLEDVEVLWGLKTDGEPLTGYIPTKGVGYWKNVCLDFLGFIPDAVDLKEMNWKQTSLSNQLRIELSDDHEQYMYNQRARVYCLLLLGGLLIPNATGNKIPFFYLQFFMDIEQCGSYSWGGATLACLYHNLCEAALGKRTDVGGALTLLQLWAWERIPIIRPQILNPTPVDYLPCAVA; encoded by the coding sequence ATGGcatcttcttcaacttctcgtcgtcggctcttatgtggtcctgaggacccctccgtattatatctgcagagacaacacgtctctaataacatatgggcaggagtgccATCAGAAGACGTACGGTGTAGAAGATACGAAGGAATCATATGGGATGTTCCCATAAATCCTCGTGTTTTGGCGGTTATAGATGAGATGGGGTTCGGCGGGATGTTGAGGTGTGGTCAACCgaaagacattgaccaccatcttatcaccgctTTGATCGAACGTTGGAGGCCTGAGACTCATACGTTTCattttccagtcggtgaagcgactgtgagcttagaagacgtggaggtcttatggggcctcaaaACTGACGGTGAGCCTCtgacgggttacatccccaCTAAGGGTGTCGGATATTGGAAGAatgtttgtttggattttcttgGCTTTATTCCAGATGCAGTTGATCTAAAAGAAATGAACTGgaagcagacaagcttatcaaaCCAACTGCGGATTGAGCTGAGTGATGACCACGAGCAATACATGTACAATCAACGTGCTCGTGTgtattgtctgctattactgGGTGGTCTACTGATCCCGAACGCCACCGGTAATAAAATTCCCTTCTTCTACCTTCagtttttcatggatatagaacaaTGTGGTAGCTATAGCTGGGGAGGTGCGACTCTTgcctgcttgtaccacaatctaTGTGAAGCTGCACTTGGTAAGAGGACCGATGTCGGGGGAGCTCTTACATTGTTACAgctgtgggcttgggagagaatcccaattATTAGACCGCAGATACTGAACCCCACGCCCGTAGACTACTTACCATGTGCAGTCGCGTAA